A window of Equus caballus isolate H_3958 breed thoroughbred chromosome 10, TB-T2T, whole genome shotgun sequence contains these coding sequences:
- the EQUCABV1R926 gene encoding vomeronasal 1 receptor equCabV1R926 (The RefSeq protein has 1 substitution compared to this genomic sequence) produces MAARDLAVGMIFLLQTTFGILGNFFLICHYLFLYLTGCRIRSTDLIIKNQTVANLLLLFASGIRYTLSSFGVDPVHPDLECRFLPYVRAVGRGVSIGTTCLLSVIQAIIISPRNSRLAEIKVKALRCIVPSISLCWMLHMLINIVYPMFMAANRSHKNITNRKSFGYCSAVHHDKARDNLYAALLSFPDVFCLGLMFLASGSIVFILYRHKQRVQRLHKTNVSLKTSPESRATKTVLLLVSTFVLFNTLSSVFQALLALLNNPNWFFLKATSVSTLCFPSLSPFLLMSRESRVSRLCFAWTKHTKSFRPAQ; encoded by the coding sequence ATGGCTGCCAGGGATTTGGCGGTAGGAATGATCTTCTTATTACAGACTACATTTGGAATCCTGGggaatttctttcttatttgtcATTATCTCTTCCTTTATTTGACTGGGTGTAGGATAAGGTCCACAGATTTGATTATCAAGAACCAGACTGTAGCCAATTTATTGCTCCTGTTCGCTAGTGGAATCCGCTATACGTTGTCATCTTTTGGAGTGGATCCTGTTCATCCTGATTTGGAATGCAGATTTTTGCCCTATGTTCGCGCAGTGGGCAGGGGTGTGTCCATTGGCACCACCTGCCTCTTGAGTGTCATCCAGGCCATCATCATCAGCCCCAGGAACTCCAGGTTGGCAGAGATTAAAGTGAAAGCTCTCAGGTGCATTGTCCCTTCAATTTCCCTGTGCTGGATGCTGCACATGCTGATAAATATCGTTTATCCTATGTTTATGGCTGCCAACAGGAGCCACAAAAACATCACAAATAGAAAAAGTTTTGGATACTGTTCTGCTGTTCATCATGACAAAGCCAGAGACAACTTATATGCAGCATTGCTGTCATTCCCTGATGTTTTCTGTTTGGGGCTTATGTTCTTGGCCAGTGGCTCCATCGTTTTCATCCTATACAGGCACAAGCAGAGAGTTCAAAGACTTCATAAGACCAATGTCTCCCTCAAAACCTCCCCTGAGTCCAGAGCTACCAAAACTGTCCTTCTCCTGGTGAGCACCTTTGTCCTTTTTAATACCCTTTCCTCCGTTTTTCAAGCACTTTTGGCTCTTTTGAATAATCCCAACTGGTTCTTCCTGAAGGCCACTTCAGTAAGCACTCTTTGTTTCCCAAGTCTCAGTCCCTTTCTGCTCATGAGCCGTGAATCCAGTGTATCCAGGCTGTGCTTTGCCTGGACAAAACATACAAAATCCTTCAGGCCGGCCCAGTAG